One Dermacentor andersoni chromosome 6, qqDerAnde1_hic_scaffold, whole genome shotgun sequence genomic window carries:
- the LOC126522169 gene encoding uncharacterized protein, producing MAEGAFVEGDQAPRDKDPEEDLQERVPSRLVEEHGDDALRQPPHAEVESATLCLQPFHEAALDEGLMVRELLKKGRLKNPTLTEKGAPLLLEDRRLSVLLEATQNVALRYQLRGKVQQQKPLSPELKSHDVPGTSVAAIADSHDTGHLEEKVHSVPGSTARRAAASCSGLPTEGAITDENVRKSPPPAAATKSALTYSPSQMDARRVKSRLAQLTLEKPSQLHAGDEVCSKLSKITQIVTGGCCAEPATTPQLHEWHDPLSSPSRLEQEGPVDPSSEGPSDDRIRDMPVLEVLDKCDLVELSPGTKRARRRMRRYCGTDAKVAADVGSCSSDSERSLVKLDFSTLPTEASEMVADRRCGAEVCDEPTRAEKSSTSTSSWYSFDAPSAASRQSSAVRAAASASESAGSWAARRQGSPASPDVPRERLKASSLIRFFEGIN from the coding sequence ATGGCGGAAGGGGCCTTCGTGGAGGGCGACCAGGCGCCCAGGGACAAGGACCCCGAGGAGGACCTGCAGGAGCGAGTTCCGTCGCGGCTCGTCGAAGAACACGGCGACGATGCGCTTCGGCAGCCGCCGCACGCGGAGGTCGAGTCCGCCACGCTGTGCCTGCAGCCTTTCCACGAGGCGGCGCTCGACGAGGGCCTCATGGTCAGGGAGCTGCTGAAAAAGGGCCGCCTCAAGAACCCAACGCTGACCGAGAAGGGGGCGCCACTGCTGCTGGAAGACAGGCGCCTGTCCGTGCTCCTGGAAGCCACGCAAAACGTCGCGCTGCGCTACCAGCTGCGCGGCAAGGTCCAGCAGCAGAAGCCACTGTCCCCGGAGCTGAAGTCGCACGATGTACCCGGAACATCCGTCGCGGCCATCGCCGACTCTCACGACACGGGCCACCTCGAGGAGAAGGTGCACAGCGTTCCAGGATCTACCGCGCGGCGGGCCGCCGCCTCTTGCTCTGGCCTGCCGACCGAAGGTGCCATCACCGACGAGAATGTCCGGAAGTCCCCTCCACCAGCGGCTGCTACGAAGAGCGCGCtgacatattcgccctcgcaaaTGGACGCCAGACGTGTCAAGTCGCGGCTAGCCCAGTTGACCCTCGAGAAGCCGAGCCAGTTGCACGCCGGCGACGAAGTCTGTAGCAAGCTCTCGAAGATTACGCAGATCGtcaccggcggctgctgcgccGAGCCGGCCACCACTCCGCAACTTCATGAGTGGCACGACCCGCTGTCGTCGCCGTCGCGACTCGAGCAAGAAGGCCCCGTGGACCCGTCAAGCGAGGGGCCATCCGACGACCGCATACGGGACATGCCCGTGCTCGAGGTCCTGGACAAGTGCGACCTGGTGGAGCTGTCCCCGGGCACTAAAAGGGCGCGCCGCCGAATGCGGCGCTACTGTGGGACCGACGCGAAAGTCGCGGCCGACGTCGGATCGTGCAGCAGCGACAGCGAGCGCAGCCTGGTCAAGCTGGACTTTTCTACATTGCCGACAGAGGCGAGCGAGATGGTGGCCGACCGGCGATGTGGCGCCGAGGTGTGCGACGAGCCAACACGCGCCGAGAAGTCGTCGACGTCGACGTCGTCGTGGTACTCGTTCGACGCACCGTCTGCGGCCTCTCGCCAGTCGTCCGCCGTTCGAGCTGCGGCGTCGGCCAGTGAGTCCGCTGGCAGCTGGGCTGCTCGTCGGCAAGGATCTCCAGCGTCCCCGGATGTGCCCAGAGAGCGCTTGAAAGCGTCGTCCCTGATTCGCTTCTTTGAGGGCATAAATTAA